Below is a genomic region from Tolypothrix sp. NIES-4075.
TGATTTGATGCTCGTCTCCAAGCTGCGGGGGTCTGTAGTTAATTATGTTCATGGTTGTGTGTTAATCACCTTTCAGCAACACCAATTTGAAATGGGTAGCCCTTCTCTCCTTTTTCCCCACTTACAAACTGACAATCCCACGCTTAACAGCAGTAATCACGGCTTGTGTGCGATCGCTCACGCCCAGTTTGCTCAAAATCCGATTCACATGCGATTTGACGGTACTTTCACCAATAATCAAAGCAGTCCCAATTTCCTGATTACTCATTCCTTGTGCCATCAAACGCAGCACTTCCATCTCTCGTTCACTGAGTTCTGGATTGCTCATTCGCTGCAATAATTTTGCGCCCACTTCTGGCGGAATATATTTCTGACCATTATGAATGGCGCGAATCGCATTCAAAAGCTCGCCAAGTTTAGAATCCTTAAGCAGATAGCCTTGAGCGCCCGCCTGTAAACCGCGATAGATATCTTCATCGCCATCGTAGGTTGTGAGTACCGCGATCCGAGCTTGCTTAAATTCAGCACAAATCGCCATAATGGCTTCAACACCTGCCATTTTGGGCATTCGTAAATCCATTAGTGTAACATCAGGTTGGTATTCTCGAAACGCGTCGATCGCCTGCTGCCCATCTTCAGCTTGAGCGATCACTGTCATTTCTGGATCGCGGTTAATGATGGTTGCTAGACCCTTTCTGACTATGGCATGGTCGTCAACAATCAGCACCCGAATCGTAGTGGATTGGCTCATTGTAATTCTCACTCAAGGGTTGATAGTGGCAATAATTTCTGTTCCTTGTTCAGGTTGGCTTTGAATTGTTAGTTGTGCGCCAATGCGCTCTGCCCGTTCGCTCATTCCTAATAAGCCAAACCCACCGCTCAAAGGAATGCTACCTACGCCAAAGCCCCTGCCATCGTCTTTAACCCGTAAGATACACTGTGTCTCGTTGTACACTAACTCAACCCGAATTTCGCTAGCATAAGCGTATTTAATCGCATTGGTTAATGCTTCCTGCCCAATTCTGAGTAAGTTATTCTCCACTTCGCTTGGTAAGGAATAGGCTGTACCCTGAGTTTCGCAAATCAGAGCCGTGTCGGTCGTCGATCGCATTTGCGCCACAATACGATGCAGGGCACTCTCTAAATTACCTTCTTCTAGTAGCCGTGGACGGAGTGCTGATACGGATCGCCGTGCCCCTGCTAGCCCAGCGCGTGCTAGTTCCTCAATCATTTCCAGATGTACTTGAGTTGCTTCTGGGTCGTCCGCCAGCACTTGTGTTGCTGCTCCAACCTGAAGTAAAATACCCGTGAAGGATTGAGCTAGTGTATCATGAATTTCTCGCGCCATTCGGTTGCGTTCTTCCAGAATGGAGGCTTGTTCAGCTCGTTTGCGTTCGCGCAGTGCAGCGTTTCGCTGTTCGCTAATGTCAAGAATTATTCCTAACATCCGCACAGGCTGTCCATCTGTGTTATAAATGCCTCGACCTCGACCTACCAGCCAATGAATACTGCCATCTGGATGAATGACTCGATATTCAGCTTCAAAATCAGTATGAGTTGCTAGAGCTGTTGTCATAGCTTGCTCAACCCGATGAATGTCTTCTGGGTAAACGCGATCGCGCCATACCTGATAGCTGCTCTCAACCTCACCAGGAACTAACCCCAGCAATCGAGCATAATTGTCGTTCCAATCTATTTTTTTCTCCTTGATATTCCAGTTGCAACTACCGATGTGCGTGAAGTCCATCGTCAGCCTGCGTTGCTCTTCACTTTGTCGCAAGGCATTCTCCACTCGTTGGCGCTCTTCAATCTCTTGCAAAAGGAGCAAAGTCCTCTCGGTGACTTGTTGTTCTAACGTTTGGTTGTAGTCGGCTAGAAATTTCTCTGCTTGTTTGCGCTGGGTGATATCTTGAAAGGCTACAATCGCATAAGCTACCTTGCCCTGTTCGTCAAAGACTGGAGTGCCCCAAACCTCAATGGGAATAGTGGCGCTATTTTGGCGAATTTCTATGTCATCAACGGTGGTGCGTTCGCCGCCCAATGCCCGGATGGCTGGCAGTTTTTCAGTGGGATAGATTTGATCCGTTCCTGTCACATAAAATTGATAAGCCTCTGAAATTTGCTCCGGCGGCACAGCAGGATCAATCCCTTTACCCATGAGTTGAATGCCCCGCTGATTGGCGTAATAAGCGCGACCCTCTGCATTGACGATGCCAATGCCCACCGGAACTGCTTCTAGAAATTGAGTCATCCTGCTTTCGCTCTCACGTAGCTTTGCATAGAGTTTGGCATTTTCGATCGCGATCGCCGCCTGGGTAGAAAGTAGGCTGAGAATTTGCGTTCGCGTAGCGTCTCCTAATGCCTCCGGCACGCTGGCGCGAACGGAGAATCGCTCCGGTATAAATGCCCCAGTTGCTAACTGATTTTCTAGATACAACACACCGATGAGCTTGCTTTGATTGAGCAGTGGCAAACACAAGACTGATTGAGTCTGGTGGTGTTGAATATAGGGATCGTTGATAAAATTACCTTCACGAGTAGCATCATTGAGAATGACCGACTCATGAGTCCGAATCACATAATGAACGATCGATTCAGGTAAACGATTTGCGATCAAAGTCGATTGCAGCACTTGGGTTGCACAGACCTGTACACCCTCAGTAAGTTCACAGGTCGCTTCGATCGTCCATTCTCCTGCATTTTCTAAAAGCAGACATCCGGTTTGCGCTCCAGCATTTTCAATGAGGATCTGCATTAAGGTGTGGAGCAGTTGTTCCAGTTCAATCTCACTGGAAATCGCTTGGGATGCTTTCATTATTGCTGCTAAATCGAGAGCAACATGTGAGGTATTAGAGGTAGTTCCAGCAGCAGTGTGGATTGGTGTGGAACTCACACTTGTTGATTGAGGAAAAAACTGAGGATAATCAGCCTCCAAATTCCTGACCTTTGCCGTTGCGCCCCACCGTTCATAGCAGTAGTGAGCTTCCTTCATATATATCTGGGCAAATTTTTCCAAACCTCGCGTCAGATAATGTTTAGCAGCTAATTCGTAAGCTAAGGCTTCTTCCTGAATATATCCGTTTTCTCTGGCTCCAGCGATCGCTTGTTCATAGAATTTTTCTGCCTCAAGCAACTGACCTAAAACTCGCGCTTTTTCTGCCTCGACTAAATAATATTTATGCAGAAAATTCATCGGCGCATGACGCGCCCATTTGTGCATTTTTTCCTGGTTGTTGCTGACGTTAAGGAACAATACTTTTTGTTCTGAATCAGGAATATGTGAATAAATTGCTAGTCGCACCAAAGAGTCGTAAAAGCAGAACAGTGGCATTGTTACTTGCCCTGGCGCACCTTTGAGATACCCTTCAGCCGCATTTGCACTCTTTAACGCTTGAGTAAACTGCCCAAATAGATAGCAGAGGATCAGCTTGTTGATATAGAAATATTGAAATCCAAGAGAATCATTGTTTGCTAAATAGCGGTTCAATCCCTGTTGCTCATTGTAAGCAACGCCTTGTAAACAGCAGGGGTTATTAACCTGTCCTTGTAAGTTAAGCACTGCCTGCCAAAAGATTTGATGGTAATTTAAGCAAGTTTCCTGCTTCAATTGGGCGATCGCATGGCTGTAATTCTCCATCTCCTGTTCTAATTCTGTCAGTTCTAATCCACTGAAATATAAATACTCACATTTTTGGTAAGCCGCTAAACCTGCAAATCCGAAATCTCCGGTTTCTACTCCGCTAGAGTAAGCTTCCTGCAATAGGGATACAATCTCTCTAAAATGAGACTTTCCAAAGCTGATCCCTTCTGCAACAATTAGAAAAGTTTTGCTTTTAAGTTCTTGGGCATTCAGCCGTTCCACAAGGTTTAGGGCGAGTTGACCTAACTGATGAGCTTTCTCTACATCCTGAGTTGCTGCGGTAATCACAACTCCATAACAAGAATAGGCAACCGCAGAACTGGGTGCATTGCCATATTGAATCGATAACTTGACTTGCTCACATGCCATCAGCCAAAACAGTGCAGGTGCAGCCTGAAAAGCAGGAGAAGCGATATTTGAAATAATCCGCATGGCTGCCAATCTACTGGCATCTGTCATTAAAGGTAAATGCACCAAATCTTGAATATTCCTTCCTTGCAGAACTTCTGTTGTTTCTGAAAGTGCTTGTTGAATCTGCAATTCTGTGGGAAATTCTGGCAGGTTCAGCCCTAGTTTTGCCAACACTTGCAACCCGACTTTAATTGCGTCTAACTTGTGAGTCTGTGCTACATAGGTTTTGATTGTGACCTCATGAACTTTCACTTCATCTAAAATGGTTCTGGCTGCTTGCAAAACAATAGCAACCCATTGCTCCATCGCCAGAAAGTCACCGGATAGATAGGCAGTTTCTGCGGCTTCTTCATGGAGAACCAAACTGAGGTCATACTGATTTTGCCAACTATCGGTTGCGAGTAACTCGATGCCTGCGATCGCATACTTTAAAGCTGCACTATAGGCAGTAGCCGCTTTCGCTTTTTGGGCTGCCATTAAGTTGAGTCTGGCAATGCTGTTTCGTTCCTGCCCAGAGACGACGAGATTGATCGCTAAATTGAGATGATCCACAATTTCAAACAGCCGTGATAACTCCTCTGGCAACGTTTTTTCAAGCAGATTGCGACCGATTTGCAGATGAACCAGTTGTTTGTGCGATTCATCGATTAGAGCATAAGCAGCTTGCTGGACGCGATCGTGCAAGAACTTATACTCTTGAATTAACAAGTTTTCATCTAATTCAGATAGTGGTTGAATTAATCCAACTTGTATGGCTGCTAGTAAATCTTGAAAAATCGTTTCAGGTGGTTTATCATAAACAATCGATAGAGTATCTAAATTAAATTCAGCGCCGACGCAAGCAGCTAACTGGAGTATTTGCTGTGTGTTCTCTGGCAGTTTCTTCAACTTCAAGAGCATCAACTCCACAACATTATTAGTGATATCTTGGGCTTGGATCTGAGCTATGTTCCACTGCCAGCTTAAATGTTCAACATCAAAGGTCAATAAATTTTCGCTATACAGCATTCTCAAAAATTCATTGACAAAGAACGGATTGCCCTGGGTTTTACGCAAAACTAACTCAGCTAAAGGACGAACGATGTCTGCATTCCGATGCAGCGTCTCGGCAATCAACTGATTCAACGGCAAGAGCGTTAAGGGTGCTAAGATAATTTCCTGAAGTACTACCCCTTGTTTTCGCAGTCTCTCAAGCATTAATGCTAATGGATGCGTTGGCTTCACTTCATTATCTCGATAAGCTCCAATCAAAAATAGTGATTGGGCTTGCTCATCCAGCAGCATCAACTCAATTAAATTCAGCGTTGCTGAATCTATCCATTGCAAATCATCTAAGAATATCACCAGGGGATGTTTTTTTGAACAAAACACCCGCACAAATTGCCCAAAAATCCGATGAAAGCGATTTTGAGCTTCAGTTGCTCCAACGGAAGGTACAGGCGGCTGCTTGCCGATAATTAATTCAACTTCGGGGATGATATCAATGATGATTTGTGCGTTGTTTCCCAAAGCTGTAAGTAAAAGCGATCGCCACTGTTGCACTTGTTCGTCTGGCTCACTAAGTAATTGCCGTACCAATTTTTGCAGGGCATGGGCGATCGCACTGTAGGGAATATTGCGCTGAAATTGATCGAATTTACCAGAGATAAAATAGCCACGCTTTTGAGTGATTGGTTTATAAATTTCCTGCACTAATGCAGATTTGCCAATGCCAGCATAGCCAGATACCAACATCATTTCAACTTGGAATTTTGGGTTGCCTGTTTGTTGGGTTTGTGAAGTTGTTTCTGAATTGTTTGGTAAAGCAGCAACGGGATTTGACTCTGGACACGCTACGCGAACAAACGCCGCCAGTAACATTGCAACTTCTTTGTCCCGTCCATAAAGTTTTTGGGGAATTTGGAAGCGATCGCAAACGTCTTGAAGCGCCAGTTGAATGCTAGAGATTTGACCGATTTCTGCTAATTGTTCAGCACAGATTTCTAAATCTGCTTTGATGCCCCAGGCACTTTGATAGCGATTTTCAGCATTTTTCGCCATCAGTTTGAGAATGATATCTGAAACTGGCTTGGGAATCGTTGTATTTATTTCATGAGGCGCAATTGGATGTTTGGCAATATGACAATGGACTAGCTCCAGTACGTCTGTGGTGGGAAATGGTAGTTGTCCGGTGAGCAGTTCGTAAAATGTCACGCCCAGCGAGTAGAAATCAGTCCGGTAATCGAGCAAACGGTTCATCCGCCCTGTTTGCTCTGGAGACAGGTAGGCAAGGGTTCCTTCTAAAACATGAGGGTTCTTGAAAGTCGGATTCGTGCGGTTAAATTGGGTGGCAATTCCAAAGTCAATAATTTTGATAACGCCAGTATCCAGATTCAGGACTATGTTTCCAGGGTTGATATCTTTATGAATGATATTGGCTGCATGGATTCTGCCTAGAATGTCGCTCAGGGCGATCGCAAAACCTAGAAAAGTCGATAAAGGCATCGGGCAGAAAATATCTGGACGCTTGTGCATCCATTGCTCTAATGACTCTGCCCCAAAATCTTCTAATAGAATTACCAGAGTGCGTTGATAGTCTTGCTGGCTGTATGCCTTCACCACTCCTTCCACTGTAAGGGAACGGATAATTTTATATTCCTGTCTGTAACGAGTTAGTTCTTGAGGTGAGGGATAATCAAGCTTTAGCATTTTTGCAACGATCCCTACTCCATCCTCTCTCATACCCCGATAAACTAGAGAATTAGAACTTTCGTATATCTTGTGTTGGATGGCAATACCAGGTAGAGCAATCATAGAGCAACTCTTGAGAGGATAATCTGGCATAACTCAAAGTATACACCTATTCTCATTCTGAGAATAAGTAAGTTGGTGCTAATATTTCAAGGTATGTGAAGAAATTTAAATGTAGGGTGCGTTAGCTTTCAGCGTAACGCACCGTCAACAATTTAGGGTGCGATCTTCCTACGGCATAACACACCCTACAACAAATTTATATTTATTCAAGCCAATTGAATTTTTCTTGCCGACTTACTTAATAACTTGCTGTTTGCTCCCATCGAAAATAAGTTTGAGTAAATAAGAGATTGATAACTAAACTTTAATTTCCGACTCCAAAATACTCACCGCACTCATTTTGAAGCCGACCAAATGTTTGAAGGGGATAAGGCGTATCAAGGAGGAGAGAATATTACGACCCCCCATAAGTTGAAATTTTTTGGTAGCGTCACACACCCTACGGTTTTGATGTGCCTCTCACAATTCGCGCGCTCTTTCGTGACGCTACAAGTCTTATAACGAAGTTGAAATTTTTTGGTAGCGTCACACACCCTACGGTTTTGATGTGCTGTGTTGCGTCAGTCCTAGTAAACTGAAAAGTGGCTGCAATGACATCCTAGTCGCGCGTCTACCTCAAAATGGTGCGTTACCACCCACACCCTGCATCAAGTCCAAGTGTTGTGGCGTATTACAGTTAAACAGCATTTCTGGGTCGGACAATGACAAAGCATACACCGGATGTTGCTTCAGCCACTCCTGAAATGACCGACCCCCTTGGTTAATGTAGTCCATTAAACTTGGTAAACAACGACGGTGGTAAAAACCACACAACGGCTCCCATCCTTTAGAATGGCGACTAACCAAAGCTGCGATCGCTCCATCACCAACACTATCCAATTTTGCCGCCCATTCCTGCAACACTTCAACCTGTAACTTAGGTAAGTCGCAAGCCAGCAGCAACACCCAATCTGTTTTCACTTGCGCCAGTCCTTGAGCAAATCCAATGATTGGTCCATGAGGAAGTGGTTCGCTGAAAGGAACTTCTTGAATAAACTCGCTTTTAAGCGTTAGCAAATGTTGATAGCGTTCCTTCCAGGGAGTCACTACATAGACTTGATCGGTGCAACTTTCCGCAATTTGACAAACCAGTTGCAGCATGGGTACACCTTGAATTGGAATCAAGGCTTTGTCTTGACCCATGCGAGAACTCTTTCCTCCCGCCAACACAATTGCGGTTAAGTTATTAGTCATTTGTTCTTGGTCCTTGGTCATTTGTTCTTGGTCTTTTGTCTTTAACTACTGTACTTTAGACTAGGAAGCACAAAATGACTCACGAAAGCTGAGTTCAGAAGAACCAATGCAAAAAATGTAAAAAGTGAGAAATCAAGCAGATTTCGGCGCTGTTTTCGGTGAATATGAAGTACGCTTTTTAACAATTGGGTATCGGATTCTACGTTTACGTATTTGTCCCGGTTTCCAACCAGGAGATTTACCGCGTGTTTTTGGAGGTTGGGCAGGAGTAGAAATCCGTGCTAAAACTCCTCCCATAGCTTGTGCGACTCTTCCAGGCGTAAGCTTGGTGATTGATTTTTGCCAGGGAAGCGGATTATCGTTGACGATATCACCAGCAAGCCACAACTCCCAAGTTATCAGTGGCATTAAATCGCTCCATCGGTCACACTGCTGTGGAGTCGAAAGCTTGGGAAGTGTCCAATGTAGCCGTTGTTTTGCAAATCGATACCAATGGTCAACTGCAAATCGTCGCAAGTAAAGTTTCCAGATTTCGGGTAACGCTGCCATTTCTTCGCCCCCTCAAGCCAACCACATTGGTTTTGAGATTCGTGACGAACCATCGGCATTTAGTCGCTCCACAAGTATTATCGACATTGGATGGTGTGGAGTTTTGCGAAAATGCAGGTTGTGCCAAACTCGAATTCGTATCCTTCCAATCTGTGTATCTTCTTCCTCAATAATTTGTGCTGGTTCTTCCCAAGTACTTGAGTCATTGAGTTTAAATTTATCGCCATGAACTCGTGGTTTGCCCTGACCGGAATATTCTGGAGGTTCTCCCCATAAGCACAAGTTTGAACGCAACCGCATAACTTTATCCGCGTTGATGTTCGCTGTTTT
It encodes:
- a CDS encoding AAA family ATPase, with the translated sequence MIALPGIAIQHKIYESSNSLVYRGMREDGVGIVAKMLKLDYPSPQELTRYRQEYKIIRSLTVEGVVKAYSQQDYQRTLVILLEDFGAESLEQWMHKRPDIFCPMPLSTFLGFAIALSDILGRIHAANIIHKDINPGNIVLNLDTGVIKIIDFGIATQFNRTNPTFKNPHVLEGTLAYLSPEQTGRMNRLLDYRTDFYSLGVTFYELLTGQLPFPTTDVLELVHCHIAKHPIAPHEINTTIPKPVSDIILKLMAKNAENRYQSAWGIKADLEICAEQLAEIGQISSIQLALQDVCDRFQIPQKLYGRDKEVAMLLAAFVRVACPESNPVAALPNNSETTSQTQQTGNPKFQVEMMLVSGYAGIGKSALVQEIYKPITQKRGYFISGKFDQFQRNIPYSAIAHALQKLVRQLLSEPDEQVQQWRSLLLTALGNNAQIIIDIIPEVELIIGKQPPVPSVGATEAQNRFHRIFGQFVRVFCSKKHPLVIFLDDLQWIDSATLNLIELMLLDEQAQSLFLIGAYRDNEVKPTHPLALMLERLRKQGVVLQEIILAPLTLLPLNQLIAETLHRNADIVRPLAELVLRKTQGNPFFVNEFLRMLYSENLLTFDVEHLSWQWNIAQIQAQDITNNVVELMLLKLKKLPENTQQILQLAACVGAEFNLDTLSIVYDKPPETIFQDLLAAIQVGLIQPLSELDENLLIQEYKFLHDRVQQAAYALIDESHKQLVHLQIGRNLLEKTLPEELSRLFEIVDHLNLAINLVVSGQERNSIARLNLMAAQKAKAATAYSAALKYAIAGIELLATDSWQNQYDLSLVLHEEAAETAYLSGDFLAMEQWVAIVLQAARTILDEVKVHEVTIKTYVAQTHKLDAIKVGLQVLAKLGLNLPEFPTELQIQQALSETTEVLQGRNIQDLVHLPLMTDASRLAAMRIISNIASPAFQAAPALFWLMACEQVKLSIQYGNAPSSAVAYSCYGVVITAATQDVEKAHQLGQLALNLVERLNAQELKSKTFLIVAEGISFGKSHFREIVSLLQEAYSSGVETGDFGFAGLAAYQKCEYLYFSGLELTELEQEMENYSHAIAQLKQETCLNYHQIFWQAVLNLQGQVNNPCCLQGVAYNEQQGLNRYLANNDSLGFQYFYINKLILCYLFGQFTQALKSANAAEGYLKGAPGQVTMPLFCFYDSLVRLAIYSHIPDSEQKVLFLNVSNNQEKMHKWARHAPMNFLHKYYLVEAEKARVLGQLLEAEKFYEQAIAGARENGYIQEEALAYELAAKHYLTRGLEKFAQIYMKEAHYCYERWGATAKVRNLEADYPQFFPQSTSVSSTPIHTAAGTTSNTSHVALDLAAIMKASQAISSEIELEQLLHTLMQILIENAGAQTGCLLLENAGEWTIEATCELTEGVQVCATQVLQSTLIANRLPESIVHYVIRTHESVILNDATREGNFINDPYIQHHQTQSVLCLPLLNQSKLIGVLYLENQLATGAFIPERFSVRASVPEALGDATRTQILSLLSTQAAIAIENAKLYAKLRESESRMTQFLEAVPVGIGIVNAEGRAYYANQRGIQLMGKGIDPAVPPEQISEAYQFYVTGTDQIYPTEKLPAIRALGGERTTVDDIEIRQNSATIPIEVWGTPVFDEQGKVAYAIVAFQDITQRKQAEKFLADYNQTLEQQVTERTLLLLQEIEERQRVENALRQSEEQRRLTMDFTHIGSCNWNIKEKKIDWNDNYARLLGLVPGEVESSYQVWRDRVYPEDIHRVEQAMTTALATHTDFEAEYRVIHPDGSIHWLVGRGRGIYNTDGQPVRMLGIILDISEQRNAALRERKRAEQASILEERNRMAREIHDTLAQSFTGILLQVGAATQVLADDPEATQVHLEMIEELARAGLAGARRSVSALRPRLLEEGNLESALHRIVAQMRSTTDTALICETQGTAYSLPSEVENNLLRIGQEALTNAIKYAYASEIRVELVYNETQCILRVKDDGRGFGVGSIPLSGGFGLLGMSERAERIGAQLTIQSQPEQGTEIIATINP
- a CDS encoding response regulator gives rise to the protein MSQSTTIRVLIVDDHAIVRKGLATIINRDPEMTVIAQAEDGQQAIDAFREYQPDVTLMDLRMPKMAGVEAIMAICAEFKQARIAVLTTYDGDEDIYRGLQAGAQGYLLKDSKLGELLNAIRAIHNGQKYIPPEVGAKLLQRMSNPELSEREMEVLRLMAQGMSNQEIGTALIIGESTVKSHVNRILSKLGVSDRTQAVITAVKRGIVSL
- a CDS encoding molybdenum cofactor guanylyltransferase is translated as MTNNLTAIVLAGGKSSRMGQDKALIPIQGVPMLQLVCQIAESCTDQVYVVTPWKERYQHLLTLKSEFIQEVPFSEPLPHGPIIGFAQGLAQVKTDWVLLLACDLPKLQVEVLQEWAAKLDSVGDGAIAALVSRHSKGWEPLCGFYHRRCLPSLMDYINQGGRSFQEWLKQHPVYALSLSDPEMLFNCNTPQHLDLMQGVGGNAPF